From the genome of Medicago truncatula cultivar Jemalong A17 chromosome 2, MtrunA17r5.0-ANR, whole genome shotgun sequence:
TTCATCCTTGTCAAATGATTCCTCTAGATGTCAAAAAAGCTATGTTGTTTTAAATTTGGCTGGAACTAATAGAGAGGGAACTAGTAGAGATGAAAAACTTATtttgaatttagttttttttagtacTAATGAACTTTGAATTTTTAGCACTTATGAACTTAGTCTTTTGGATGTTGAGTTATACTTTATGGACTCATTACTTGGTTGTTATGAACCTGAGGAACTATGATTATGACttattaatttagtttaatgtacttatgatttataaagtattttgttcttgaattataatttttatgtttgtgtgtaTGTGATGTTACATTTTTGTGTAtatatgtttgtgtttgtgttatGAACTAAACTAATCGAGTAAAATCTTTGAATTTCGATTTTacgattttcaattttattattccTTTCGACCTATAAATAATTGAGTAAAATTCTTTGATTTCGTTtgtgattttatgattttagataATTTTAATCTTTCAAAATAATTCCTATAAAATACaagtaaggactaaaagttgataattttttttatagggattaaatttaaaagtataattttgcaaggatgaaaaacatatttaatcttaACATACATACAAGAAGAAAAGTCCAACTACTCTCAATATTAATTTAATGCAACTGTGCAAATGTTCAAACTTGTCAAATTATTGTTTACTTTACAGCACCCAACATCAACAACAGACCCCTCTCTCCTACATCATCCAAAGGTATatattaagagaaatgatatttgtacaatcatttttgtacaacttttgtacaaccttctctctcatacctcatattatcttcttattctctctcttcatttttctctctctattgtttttgaccaataagaagagaacacaacaaAGTTGTtccaaaagttgtaccaaaagagttgttcaaatatcactactcatatATTAAAgaccttattataaaaatatacgtATTAAAAGTCGtgcattcaactttttaaataattattgttttcactatttacataaataaatgCATCATCTTTATCTAGTATTTCATCTTATTTCCATCATAAACTCATTTCAAAGTCTCATATGAACacgtattttaaaaatataaaatattttcacatgTTGAAGAACTGAAGGTTCTACAAGTACAACTCTCGAACTTTAATTCAGAACTTGttaacttttctttttgattaatttttaacatttagTTGTGTGATTGGTTTGAAAGTCCTATAATGAATCCTTCTTCTTTAGAAAGTCTTTAACTCTGGAGCCATTGATGAATCTAGGATTGGATTCTGCATGTCGAAATGTTTATTTGGCAAGACATTGGTCATCCATGTTGCTAAAATGAGTAGGTGACAGCACCGGTCCCATGTTTAgtgtattttgttgaatttaataTGACACGTTTTCCTTTACCGTGAATGATGAGTTacgctagcaacactctctttagaatattttctttaatattcactctcttattggtttaaacCATTGTGActctacactttgaaaattgaacccaCACAAAGTAGTGAGACATACatgaatttcatccaataaaaaagtgaatgttTGAGAGATTGTTGAAAAGTAAGTGTTGCTAACATTCATCTGAATTCAATTAACAGGTGACACTTTCGAAAATGGCAAGAAAGAGcatacaagaacaaaaacaCCAATGGAGATCCCACTCACACCAATAATAGGTTGCCAGAACTTTTTTTCTTGCGTGACAATAATAGCATGCTAGAACTTATCAAAGTTCATTAGGCAAATTATAATATTACATGCATGCGATAcctaaaaatgagtttttttatggttaactttttggtttttttttttttttttaatggtaaaatttattaataatcagTTCCCTACGTAAGGCAAAAAAGGACCGAGAAGACATGACAACAACCAAAGGGCGCCGTATATAGGCGAAACACCCAAAAGAAAACTCATACACCCTTGGTATCAAAACACCAATAAAAATAGCACCCAACTGAGTGCTACCACCAAAATTCAATACAAAAACTCGCCGCCAAATCAAAGACAACACCAAAATCAAAGTTAAACCTCTATGTAGCAACACAACTCAATTGTGAGTCAAATCCTCAACCTCCATCGTGAATGATCATAAAAACAAGTATCAAACAGCTAACTCCTGCTAGTCGCACGAAAACCCCTCCAAAAAACCACCAAACTTAACAAAACCCTCTGACAACACCCCAGATTCTCTTCAACAGCTGAGCCCAAATCAACACCTGTAAATCTCCTATTCcaacactcattcaattttCACCATCAATTGACCTCAGTCCGTCGAAGATTACACCAAACAAAAGTCCAACAACTTGAGTTTAAAAACTGACTTCCGATCTAGAAGCAAAAGTGATCGGCTCACcagactccaaaaaaaaatcactaaaacaCCCCTCAACTTTCAGCACACCGGAGAAAAACACCATAACCGGTTAACTTTTTGTTTACTCTAAGCAGAGTCACTATAGTTCAAccgaaatgtaaataaaatttgaacaagtattatttcattaaaaatcgCTCTAAGTCCTTCTAATCAATTTATCTTTGAAGGAATTTGTTAATTACTTGAGCTATTTTTTCAAGGATTGGGCTCGATTGTACAGTTACCTAACAATAGGTATACTATATCAACATAATTTCTTTacgagacatttttttttttgaaaggaattgATCATGGTTACATTTCaaacaaagaaagagaaagttacAAAGACACTTACTTTTAAAACATTGGAATACAAAAGACTCTAACTAATAGttacaataatattattttaattaacttattCTAGCTCCCAATTCTCTTATGGATACaatgttatgttttatttaaacAACAGAAATAGAGATTTTTATACACTATCAACATGCTACTCCGATctcaaatataagtaaaaaagttaaataaaatttatgtatctAATTAAAAATCTGAATAAgatacatttattttctttgatatatttattattacttAAATTCAAGATCAGAGGCACCAATACATTTTACATTGTCACAAATCACAATCAATTATATGACTTTAGTAATAATCATAACTAAAGTCAAATATCTTAAGTAATTTAACGGTCATGATTAATTGACAATGTAAATATATATCTTTAAATTGATCgtgcatataaattaaattttagataAAAAGCTAGCCAAATTAAAGGAAAGTTAGATAGAAGAGTGTCATCACATTAACATTGGATCCACACCTTGATGAGTAGTGTATATTTTAGGTCCATCCATTAAACATGGACTCAACCTAAACATGAGAATGCAAAACTCCATTTGATTTAAAGCACCATCTCCATCCAAATCACCTTCCATTAGCATGTACACGAGCTCTTCGTCCCTCACCTCCAAGCCAAGCATGAAACAATTCATCTTCAAACTCTCAAATGTTATAAGACCCTTGTTGGCATCCATAAGCAAATGAAACCCGTTGTAAAGTTCACCTATAAAACCTTCTGCTCCTAAACTCGCAACCATGGATGGAAAGTAGTCCTCAAAATCCATGTAAAAATCTAAATCCATGTGAAAAGGTGTGAGTGAAACTTTAAGTAGAGGTTGCTAGTAACAATGCGAAAGGAGATTAATTATTAGCTTGTGCTAGAAGGGTGTGTTAAGTTGTGCTTTTTATATACCATAAAATAATTGCGTTTTCTAaatgagcaatgatatttgtacctCAATTCCAtgacaactttagtgacaatcttgtttttctctcttcttattggtcaaaacaatggagagagaaaaaggaagagagaggataagaccatcatgtgagtatgagagagaaagttgtacaaaaattgtcacaaattggttgtacaaatatcatttctctttctaaATTGAGTGGAACAATAGATTGACTGTTTGAAATGTAGGGTTcgttcaaaaagaaaatgtagGGTCGGAAAATGTGGtccatattttatttctttgacaaaaatatgatccatatttttttttataggaaaaatatATGATCCATAtgaaaagtaattaaatttgtatatcttgatgattattattattaatagaatggtttttaatttgtaatatgcaatatcccttcTAACTGAGTTAATATCCCTATTTGTTTTAAAGTTGAAACAAACGCACccatattattaataattttaaaattttagttctAATAATTAGGACCTTggatatattatacattatattGAACTAAGCTCACAAAGACAATAATTAAACGGTCTAATTACGCCCATGTACtctcattcatttattttgcttatcgaaaaaaagtaattaaactGTCTAATTAAGCCATGGCAAACACGTTAGACtgacctaaaaaaatataagaagtTTTAGTTAACAAAAAAGGCTAACAAGTCAGCATCCTAACTATTTATCTGctaacaaaaatcaaaaaacaaaaagtctaAAATGCACTTATTGCTAATTTTGTACATATATGATATGGAACATGCACGGATGGATCTATATTAAAAGGGGGAAGCTGCCCCACtttgttttactttcttttgttaaatatttgagaTGATATGATTTCTATTTTGTGACCCCACATTAAAAAATGTCTTGCTTCCACTAATTTATCTTATGTCAATTTTGTGCATAATTATTCAAAGCCCTAAATGTCccctaaaagaaaattaaggaCCTAAATGGATAGAGGAATTTCTATGacacattaaaaattaaagtacGCTGCTACATATACTTTctaaaaatctataaattaattatcattttaaaaaaaaaatcatttaataagaaaaaacatcatttcatttttacgAGCGTCATACTATTGTTTTCCATTTTATAGTAAAAGATAATCAATATTTATTACTATGcgtaataaaaattcagaaaaaaaaaattatttcaccaacatattcaataaataatatttaattattataaatataagtgatagaaaataatttatttcttcaaaaaacactcgtttaataaaataattccacAACCATAATCTAACATGAAAAAGAACCTAAGCCACGGAAAATTCTATTCAAATACATTAAAATAAGATACTGGGTTTGTCTACTAATTAGAATAGACaagactcttttttttttaaataaatttaaatactcttatttcttccttcttcataaataaacaaagaCCACGACAACCTCTTAATCTTATCAACCACATCGGTCATATTTGCTAAATTTTCATTGAAATAACCAAATACACCTTAGCTAGCCAAATTAGTTGAGCACGTTATActttgttaagaaaataaaattatccaccatttctTCTCCCTACGTACAAGTCTATCCAATTAAAAATGTGCTCCCTAATAATCCTCGACTTTAAGCGAATTTTTTCTATGCcctaaaattaaaccaaaaatcaaaaactaCATGAAGCTCCGATACtttaaaatggatgacgtatcgTATCTTCTGCGTATTCTGCACCGATATCTGcctgatacttcccgatacgtatcaggagagtatccaaagattaaattttatttttaaaaaaaataattatccgatacttcctgatacgtatcaggagagtatccgaTAATTATTCTGCACTGATATCTGCCCCGATACTTCCcaattaatgttaactaaaataatttaactcTTGAGTATTgatttgttcttttttggatataatgcttattttttagattgatatagtatagcactaacagtgttccttttggatatagtataacaTTGATGATGctctttttgggatatattgtgtaggtaattgactaatcatcactctcttaatcgtcaatattatttatatttatgttgatatgcTACGATCCTAAtacttgtttcttttgtttgttaatacatttgcatattaaaaaattagttataattatattgcacatttaattatataaatttttttattaacgtatcccagccgtatcgtatcttgatttttgaaatttttccgttatcggtgcagtatcgtatccgtatcgtatctcgtatctgGGCTTCAGAACTAAACTACCctccttgaaaaaaaattccaaatctACCCTACTTTTAGAAAGTTGCCCACTATGTCTCAAGTCCAACTTGAGACATACCCTATGTCTCAAGTTGGAATTGAGACATACCCCTATGTCTCAACTCCTACTTGCGACATATATCCTCTCTcaaagtttgtattttttttgtctttattataTGTCTCAAGTCCAACTTGagacatatttatttaattattttcatttttcatttaaatattttaatagaattagttttaaaattttttaaaaataattgaaatcaatatttatgatgattttttagggaaaatatttaatatttaggcttaataggtcatttggtccctcaaataattttcagttttcattttggtcccataagtaataaaactcatgttttggtccctcaagTTCACCTCCGCCAGTCAAATAAATCCATGGGTGTTAACTTTAACCCcaaatgtctatggtggaccaacatGGTAGATAgtccaccatagaccttattaatttttttcaattttaaccctttgatctttttttaagaaaaatgatcGTAGGATCATGCAAGTCTATTGTATCTTCCGGTTAACCAtcaacactttattttttttttttccaatttcttcatcttcttccctcaatttattcatcatcttcaacatcatactcaacaacattcataaaaaaatccaggaaaaaaattcagaaaaataaacaacataaattaaacccCACCTCCATCATTATCAACTCAAACCTAAAGCCATTCATTCAACCATAATCATATTCCTCATCTCAATTCTTTCCTATTTCTTCTTCAGAGAATCCCACCTAAAAACATTCATTCCACCATAGTCAcatcttctctcaattttataTTCGAATCCAAacaacaaagcaaaaaaaattcgAATTCTAGATTCGAATCATTCAATTCTTTCATCTTTCCTCTTCAGCAATCAAAgcaataaaaagaagaagaacgaAGACAGAGAAAGAAACCTTCAGATCTTAGTTGGTTATGTGCCTACGCTTCCTCTCTTGAAACCCTCTTCTCTTGAAACCCTTTTCTGGGTTCTAGATGTGAGCTTAAAGAAACacaaacaagaagaagaagaaacacgAACAAGAaggaagaaggtgaaagagatccagagatgttgttgttgtaattcaaatttttttctgCCATAGCCATGTTTCGATTCAATCCggtgttgatgttgttgttgttgtttcaattCAATCCATGAAttttttgatgttgttgttctatgaattgatttttttagctTTACCGTTGgtgaattgatgatgttgttctatATGAATTGATGTTGCTTTAcggttgttgttgttctatGAATTGAATGTGTTAATAGTGTTCCATGATGTTGCTGTTCtagatttgttgttgttctggGTTATGATTGAGGGAAGTGTTAGGTGCATCCATGGTGACCATAACAGTGGAGGAGGATGAAAGGCATCAGTCACGTAGGAtttggccacgtggcaaaagCTAACGGAAGTTTCATGTGTTGACGGAAAGGATTTATTTGACCGACGGAGGTGAActtgagggaccaaaacatgagttttattatttatggaactaaaatgaaaactgaaaattatttgagggaccaaatgacctattaagcctattatttattaatatgaCACATTTAAAAGTACAATACATTAAAAACGgagaataaatatttaataaaatcaaaaccaaatgcaataaaaaaaatgcctaGATTGCTACTGATGTTCAGTATTAATGCAATAAAATCCAACAGTCACCATGTCACTCAGTTCGACCGAGATAGGTATACCTTCTCCGTCTGTGAAACTATCAACCATAGAGAAGGACTGCCGATGGGAGAATACAAGGTCGACCTGCGAAGTAAATGGTGTGACTGTTGAAAATTTAGGGCGTTACACCTACCTTGCTCACATGTCATTGCCGCATGTACTAGTTTTTGCTACGACTATAAAACATTTGTCGATCAAAAATTTACGAATGCGTGTGTATACTTTGTATACAATATCCCTTTTGACGTGGTTCACCACCAACATGATTGGTCAACTTATGTAGGCTCAAAGGTGGTTTCCGATTCAGCCATGCGTAGAGCAAAGAAAGGTCGTCCCGCAATTACTCGCATTAGGACTGAGATGGACGTTGTGTAAGATGACCggttattctaaaaaaaattgcattaataCTGAACATCAGTAGCAatctagactttttttttattgcatttgatgtgtattttattaaatatttattctcCGTTTAAATGTATTGTACTTTTAAATGTGtcatattaataaataataaatattttccctaaaaaaataatcataaatattgatttcaattatttttttaaaatttttaaaattaattctattaaaatatttaaatgaaaaacgaaaataattaaataaatatgtctCAAGTTGGACTTGAGACAtataataaagacaaaaataaaataaaataatgcaaaCTTTGAGAAGAGGATGTATGTCGCAAGTAGGAGTTGAGACATAGGGGGTATGTCTCAAGTTGGAATTGAGATATAGGGTATGTCTCAAGTTGGACTTGAGACATAGTGGTCAACTTTCTAAAAGTATGGTagatttgaaattttgttttcaaatagggtagtttttaatttttggtttgaGCAAttagcaaatatatatataactttgattttgaatttctttAAAACAAAGCATACAACATTGTGTGTGATATCTAGGTTGAAGatattgaatatatattttttttgttaagtagtttAATGATTAGAgtctcacacaatttaattgtggagaagtagggtgtccggggttcgaaccccgatcactGCATATAATATGCGATATTCCTTAACTAAACTCACGGGGATGAAGAGATTGAATACTTAttagatattattattaaaaaaatataaataagtgaatgcTCTGGTTCGAGAATTAAGCAACTCCTGATAGCAGCCTTTAACTGAGAAGCGAAATGATGAGacatatttatgattttaatttttcatttcactGCAAGATTGTGGACCCCTTTTTCGTGGAAGTTGCGTTTGCCCCTTTGTAACAATCATATATTCATCATCGACCGTAACCTATGGCGTACTATAATAACAGTGTTTAAAGTGCATGAATTGTATGTAAGTCTGGTCTATTAAgtcatcaatttcaattttcatgcCTTTGTCTTCTTCGATGTGTCCATGCATGTTCTCGTGAAACacatgcaatttttatttttttttgaggatgcaaaattaaattattgccatggttttttaatggaaatataaatgataaatgttTCTAGTCTTATCTAATGAAGCATTCTAGGGAATTTACGATAGAAATATTCAACTTTTAAGTATTTAAATTGATCTTATGTGCACACTTcagttatttataattttttaatcataGTATTTATTAAGTACTCAATCTCTTCAACtcatcttcttaaaaaaaaaaaaaaaaaataggtccCACAAATTATTATTctatatcatttcatttcaacaacaccttctaatattaaaaatgtgtAGGCCACACAAAATATAAGTGCTTATATTTAAGAATCTCAACTCAATAAACACCTTCTACTTTTTCTCCTCCATGGAGGTATCTATGTGCAACCAATGCTTATTGTGTTAGGCTCCTTCCATTGAAAATGGTCCTATAAAAACATGTcgtaaaatgaaatatatttaaaaaagttatttttagtaTGTTTTTGAGTCAGTTTGGTAGACAATTGTAGTCATTATAGAGGAGTTTTAGAAAAGTTGTTCATGGTTTAAGGGTGTTTTCAATTAAGTCATGCAATTTTCTTTCTTCCCTAAATCAGACAATTTCATAGGTTTTTAGGTCTTTTATTGTCAAATCATGTAATTCAGCAAGCAAGGCACCTCATGAAAATTTTAGAAGACAtggaatgaaaattttcaagGTTCTATAAAGCTTTGAATACATTACAAGTTGGAAAAATTATGTTCCAAGAACAAGTTGGAGAAGGAAAACACTTGAAGAATGGTGAAAAATACATTTTCTGCACTGAGGATGAAGCCACCTCTTTTTGATATTCCCAGATGATCCTTTTGTACCTGTGTTTTGACATAGAGAATTGGTTGCATATGAGGAGATGTCAAATATACTTTTGACttgccaaacaaaaaacaattattgaAAATATCTAAATAAATGATGGTTTAAGAAGAATATGACGCACCACAAACATGATCCATGCGCCCCAGGCGCATCAGAGACAAGATTTCCTCTAAGTAAAATGACCATGCGCCCTGCACATGCTAGAATGTTCtatgaaaaaacaactttttgttgatttttcctTGCGGGTTGGAGGAAAAGGCCCAAAATTTCAACCCAAACTCAGTAGAAAATATGCATATGGATAAAACTCCATACACACAAAAATGTTCATTCAGAATTtggcagttcaagaggaaggcgaCTAACTGGAGCATCTCAGAGCAGTCTGAAGCCTCCTACATTTTCTGTTCTAGagtatgtttttcttctttttgattACATATTTTGTTACCGTGATGACATGGATTGCAACCTCAGATGCCACATATTCGAGCATGAAATAGatagaaaattttgaatttgtttggtctttttttttttttgacaatataacAATTTGTAATGACTTTCGTTTCaaagaaaaatctaaaaaaaaataattttttttttatcaatttcgtCCATGAATATGTGGCATATGAGTTGGGAGTCCACATCAGCGCTTAACGTTATACGTTATCACTGTTAACGATCCAACTTGATGGAGgaactaaattgattgaaattcatcaaattcaagAACATATTGTCCATTTTGAAAAGTTTAGGGATGAAATTGACTGGCATGTGTAAATTGAAGGATGAGAAAAAGCCTATCCACTTAACTTGGAATATGCAAGGCGAAAAATTCAATTTGGCTTGAATATGTATGCAATCTTATACCAACATATGCTTGTTGATTTGAGCATGACAATCTCGGTCATCATAACGACATATGCTTGTTTGACATAAGCATATTTGTCTCAATCTGCGTAGCCGCATATgcattttttccttctttaaaACGACTTACTAAATTTATGTAACATATATTCATCACCACATCTTGAGTATCATAATGACTTACCAAGATACtcattgttataccctgtttttggacctaaaaatactgggcccaattgcatttcaaactttgtcaaatatcaaatttcaactgcacagttcaaattgtctctgctacgcagtgttttcaatcacattttacctatgttttttatgcataaaacctttcgaaatgtctttacttgtcttgtaagtcactcaaaagtgtctctgaatcattacattgctttttttctacagtttatttcaaaatttgcaaaaaaagtcatacagaagggtattttggtcatttcctgcagtgggacccattttcatccttgtgactgtctctgagtcttttcagattgtttttttaacatttca
Proteins encoded in this window:
- the LOC120578408 gene encoding calcium-binding protein KRP1, translating into MDFEDYFPSMVASLGAEGFIGELYNGFHLLMDANKGLITFESLKMNCFMLGLEVRDEELVYMLMEGDLDGDGALNQMEFCILMFRLSPCLMDGPKIYTTHQGVDPMLM